The DNA sequence CGCCGGTCGCTAGTCTGCTCGGTCGTCGAACTGTGCGTGGTAGCGGTTCTGCACTTCGACGACGTGGTCGCGGTTCTCGAGGTCGTAGTAGTGCATCCCGTACAGTCGCTCGGCGATCTCCTCGCGCGTCTCGATGTCGGCGGGAGTGTCACCGGCCGGGAAGGGCTGGCGGTTGTAGATGGCCTGCACCTGTCCCGTCGTCTCGGTGCTCAGATCGGCGAACGCTACCCCGTACTTCGCCTGTGAGATCTCCTCACGGCTGTATTCGGGGTCGGTCGGCAGTGGGCCGAACTGTGCGTCGTAGGCGTTCTGGACCTCGATCAGCTGTTCTGCCGTCAGTTTGGCTGCGAGCGTCGACTCCTGCGCTCGCATATCGTACAGCCGCTCGGCGATCTCTTCGCGCGTCTCGATGTCACCCGGGGTGGCACCGTCGGCGAAGGGCTGGCGGTTGTAGATGTCCTGCACCTGTCCCGCCGTCTCGTAACTGACCTCGGCGAAGTCGTAGCCGTACTTCGCCTGCGTGATCTCGTCACGGGTGTACGTCTTGTCGCCGTCACCGTCGCCACCAGTGGGCTCGGTCACGGTGAGAGTGGCGGTCTGAGCGTCGTCGTCGGTGTAGACACCGTGGGTGTACTCACCGGCTGCGAGACCGCTCGTGTCGATATCTTCGAAGGTCACCGTCTGGCTCTCACCGCCAGCGAGGGTGACGTCCTGACTGGAGAGGACCGTCCCGTCGACTTGGAAGGAGACCGATTGGGTCCCTTCCTCGTCACCGGTGTTCTCGACGGTCGCACTGACGTCGATGACGTCACCTTGCGTGACGGTCACGTCCATCGGATTCAGGTCCGACACCTCGAAGTTCGCCGGGTCGCTGGGTGCGGCCGGTGCGTCGACGGTCAACGTCGCAGTCTGTGAGTCGTCGTCGGTGTAGATGCCGTGGGTGTAGTCACCCGGTGCGAGACCGCTCGTGTCGATGTCCTCGAAGGTCACCGTCTGGCTCTCACCGCCAGCGAGGGTGACATCCTGACTGGAGAGGACAGTCCCGTCGACCTGGAAGGAGACCGATTGGGTCCCTTCCTCGTCACCAGTGTTCTCGACGGTCGCGCTGACGTCGATGACGTCACCCTGCGTGACCGTCACGTAGGTCGGGTTCAGGTCAGACACCTGGAAGTCCGCTGGGTCGCTGGGCGTCGCTGGTGCATCGACGGTCAACGTCGCAGTCTGTGAGTCGTCATCGGTGTAGATGCCATGGGTGTAGTCACCTGGAGCGAGGCCACTGGTGCCGATGTCTTCGAACGTCACCGTCTGGCTCTCGCCACCAGCGAGGGTCACATCTTCGCTCGCGATAGCCGTACTACCGACGCGGAACTCGACACGCTGCGTGTCCGAGTCGTCGCCGGTGTTCTCGACGGTCGCGCTGACGTCGATGACGTCACCCTGGGTGACAGTCACGTCCGTCGGATTCAGGTCCGACACCTGGAAGTTCGCCGGGTCGCTGGGCGTCGCTGGTGCTTCGACCGTCAACGTCGCGGTCTGGGAGTCGTCATCGGTGTAGACACCGTGGGTGTACTCACCGGCTGCGAGACCGCTGGTATCGATGTCCTCGAAGGTCACCGTCCGGCTCTCACCGCCAGCGAGGGTGACATCCTGACCAGTGAGTGCCGTCCCGTCGACACGGAACTCGACGCGCTGCGTGTCCGAGTCGTCGCCGGTGTTCTCGACGGTCGCGCTGACGTCGATGACGTCACCCTGCGTGACCGTCACGTCGGTCGGGTTCAGGTTCGACACCTGGAAGTTCGCCGGGTCGCTCGGGGAACTGCCGCTGTCGACGGTCAGTGTGGCCCCACTCATGTCGGTGACCGTGTAACTGTGCCCCGCCTCGGTGCCGAGCGCCGTGACGCTCAGGCCGAGGTCGGTCGTGCCGGCATCGTCGCCTTCGACGGTGACCGTCGCGATGACGACGCTGCCGGTGTTGTCGGTGTCCGCCAACGCCGCGACAGCCCGCGCCGACGAGCCGTCGGCCGCGATGGTGACGTCGGACGTCTGGTCGGACGGTGAGCCATGCAACTCGACGTCGGTGATAGAGGCGACCGACGGGGTCGCGACCGTCACCTCGAAGTCGTAGGCACCGACACCGCCGTCGGCACTCTCGACGACGACGTCGAAGGTCGTCGAGGAGCCCTCGTCGATTCCGTCACTCGCCGGATTCATCGAGACGGTCGTCTCGGGGTCGGGCTGCGGTTCCGGGTCCGGGTCCGGGTCAGGGTCCGGGTCCGGGTCAGGGTCCGGGTCCGGGTCAGGGTCCGGGTCCGGGTTCTGGTTGTTCGTGTCCGTGTTCTGGACGGTGACG is a window from the Halogranum gelatinilyticum genome containing:
- a CDS encoding CARDB domain-containing protein, with translation MSTRTGQNVLTTKSLIALALTALVVGAVAVNAAPFGVLGGSVTAPAVAAQQAQPSSAVSLAPQSTTIDPGDTTTYDVVVDTADGGVGAYDFDVTVADSTVASITDISLGGGPPAQTSDVTLANDGSAVSVVAALADTDDTGSVVIATVTVEGDAAGTTDLGLSVEALGTESGQSYTVTEANGATLTVTDPTPANRPPTADAGADQTVDEETTVTLDATGSSDPDGDALTYAWSQTDGPDVSLTGDDTSTATFEAPDVDSDTALTFEVDVSDGEASDTDTVVVTVQNTDTNNQNPDPDPDPDPDPDPDPDPDPDPDPEPQPDPETTVSMNPASDGIDEGSSTTFDVVVESADGGVGAYDFEVTVATPSVASITDVELHGSPSDQTSDVTIAADGSSARAVAALADTDNTGSVVIATVTVEGDDAGTTDLGLSVTALGTEAGHSYTVTDMSGATLTVDSGSSPSDPANFQVSNLNPTDVTVTQGDVIDVSATVENTGDDSDTQRVEFRVDGTALTGQDVTLAGGESRTVTFEDIDTSGLAAGEYTHGVYTDDDSQTATLTVEAPATPSDPANFQVSDLNPTDVTVTQGDVIDVSATVENTGDDSDTQRVEFRVGSTAIASEDVTLAGGESQTVTFEDIGTSGLAPGDYTHGIYTDDDSQTATLTVDAPATPSDPADFQVSDLNPTYVTVTQGDVIDVSATVENTGDEEGTQSVSFQVDGTVLSSQDVTLAGGESQTVTFEDIDTSGLAPGDYTHGIYTDDDSQTATLTVDAPAAPSDPANFEVSDLNPMDVTVTQGDVIDVSATVENTGDEEGTQSVSFQVDGTVLSSQDVTLAGGESQTVTFEDIDTSGLAAGEYTHGVYTDDDAQTATLTVTEPTGGDGDGDKTYTRDEITQAKYGYDFAEVSYETAGQVQDIYNRQPFADGATPGDIETREEIAERLYDMRAQESTLAAKLTAEQLIEVQNAYDAQFGPLPTDPEYSREEISQAKYGVAFADLSTETTGQVQAIYNRQPFPAGDTPADIETREEIAERLYGMHYYDLENRDHVVEVQNRYHAQFDDRAD